In the Purpureocillium takamizusanense chromosome 5, complete sequence genome, one interval contains:
- a CDS encoding uncharacterized protein (COG:O~EggNog:ENOG503P0MU~MEROPS:MER0019280) codes for MLAYNALREHMCCSCHCDGEHLTRLLLRPPPLQNTAHNGHVQFDMLFSARAWKGAGSGHWQDVQLLVPRAKRSKKRARILSLESNDDIQPLPSPPEPLSVRVDHGQFCKLISSETRSRVCLTVHDGKLHKTGFDHLRQIVQHAPGISLANLLRIHHLSARMKVTLAYILAQSVWQYYDSDWMKTAWTSETIQFIEECAGEQGGIFAFKPYLSVRFGDEEDPLAGERSTIDGEIHHYPRVRALGTMLVEIGIGSPLPMNYSARTISSSVAAAVNEHLLQAIQHSKNERLWRDCDYPDYLAAVSSCLHPCIFGSATSMPAVGGEGEEPFIHGLKRRRDILYDKVVFPLEELLQRTRWMDQLTSISPLETPTESVPAHGVVAEQLPSPAKDADDAGAAPPAQTDPESKRKARRWLLQMRRLNHELAAAQAKPISPAARVRIAVLDTGCDDNAAFFLHSDHGSRLQEWKDWVDESEQWQDQHGHGTHLVSLIMQIAPDALMYVARVARSPDELLGASDNVAKAISWASKEWRADIISMSFGYAEEQRNISRAIRGALYERDDAVLFFAAASNYGANEREMFPARHDSVISIRCTNFDGDFEGFNPARSQDEETAFGTLGMDVPSSWLSTHHQAEEYKSGSSVAAAVAAAMAAGLLGYAGLRSGGCASLNVAEKLRTRKGMLAVFRALATPTLKERYLYLAPWKWMEGSDEVRWATLVAALSRVC; via the exons ATGCTGGCCTACAATGCCCTGCGGGAGCACATGTGCTGTTCCTGTCACTGTGATGGCGAGCACCTGAcacggctgctgctgcggccgccgccgttgcaaAACACCGCGCATAATGGTCACGTTCAATTTGACATGCTCTTCTCCGCACGAGCGTGGAAGGGAGCTGGATCTGGTCATTGGCAGGATGTGCAGCTGTTGGTGCCGCG GGCGAAGAGGTCAAAAAAGCGAGCAAGAATCCTCAGTCTCGAGAGCAATGATGATATCCAGCCGctcccatcgccgccggagccTCTGTCCGTCCGAGTTGACCACGGTCAGTTCTGCAAACTCATCAGCTCAGAAACCAGGTCACGCGTCTGCCTCACCGTTCACGACGGCAAGCTGCACAAGACGGGCTTCGATCACCTGAGGCAGATCGTCCAGCACGCGCCCGGCATCTCGCTCGCCAACCTGCTCAGGATCCATCACCTGTCAGCCAGGATGAAAGTGACGCTGGCGTACATTCTTGCACAGTCGGTCTGGCAGTACTACGATTCGGACtggatgaagacggcgtggacgagcGAGACGATACAGTTCATCGAGGAGTGCGCCGGCGAACAAGGCGGGATCTTTGCATTTAAGCCCTACCTCTCCGTTCgcttcggcgacgaggaggacccCCTAGCTGGCGAGCGCAGTACCATCGACGGTGAGATCCACCACTACCCGCGGGTTCGCGCCCTCGGGACCATGCTGGTCGAGATTGGAATCGGCTCGCCGCTCCCTATGAATTATTCGGCGCGCACCAtttcgtcgtcggtggcggcggccgtgaaCGAGCATCTGCTACAGGCCATACAGCACTCGAAGAACGAGCGCCTCTGGAGAGACTGTGACTACCCCGACTACCTGGCCGCGGTCAGCAGCTGTTTGCACCCTTGCATCTTCGGCTCCGCGACGTCCATGCcggccgttggcggcgaagGAGAGGAGCCCTTTATTCACGGCCTCAAGCGGCGAAGGGACATTCTGTACGACAAGGTCGTCTTTCCGCTCGAGGAACTGCTCCAGAGGACTCGATGGATGGACCAATTGACGTCAATCAGCCCTCTCGAGACACCCACCGAGAGCGTCCCAGCacatggcgtcgtcgctgagcAGCTGCCGTCCCCCGCCAAAGATGCAGATGATGCCGGTGCagctccgccggcgcagacggATCCGGAGAGCAAGAGAAAAGCTAGGCGCTGGCTCTTACAGATGCGGCGGCTTAACCATGAACTCgcagcggcgcaggcgaAGCCGATCAGCCCTGCGGCCCGCGTCCGGATCGCTGTGCTCGATACCGGCTGTGACGACAatgccgccttcttcctccactCGGATCATGGCTCTCGTCTCCAGGAGTGGAAGGACTGGGTCGACGAGTCGGAGCAGTGGCAGGATCAACACGGGCATGGAACTCACCTAGTATCTCTGATAATGCAGATCGCTCCGGACGCCCTCATGTATGTGGCTCGGGTGGCCAGGAGCCCCGATGAACTTCTGGGCGCGAGCGACAACGTAGCCAAG GCTATCTCGTGGGCGAGCAAGGAGTGGAGGGCCGATATCATTTCCATGTCGTTCGGAtacgccgaggagcagcgcaaCATCAGCAGGGCGATCCGCGGGGCGCTATACGagcgcgacgatgccgtcctcttcttcgccgcggCCTCCAACTATGGCGCCAACGAGAGGGAAATGTTCCCCGCCCGACACGACTCCGTCATTTCGATCCGCTGCACAAACTTCGACGGCGACTTTGAAGGATTCAACCCCGCACGGAgccaggacgaggagacggcctTCGGCACGCTGGGTATGGATGTCCCGTCTTCGTGGCTGAGCACCCACCATCAAGCAGAGGAGTACAAGTCTGGCTCctcggtcgcggcggccgtcgcggcggccatggctgcgggTCTTCTCGGATACGCAGGGCTCAGGTCGGGAGGGTGTGCATCCCTAAACGTGGCTGAGAAGCTCCGCACGCGCAAGGGAATGTTAGCCGTATTCAGGGCCCTGGCCACACCGACGCTGAAAGAGCGCTATCTATATTTGGCGCCGTGGAAATGGATGGAAGGCTCCGATGAGGTGCGATGGGCGACACTGGTGGCGGCACTCTCTCGTGTCTGCTGA
- the WDR88 gene encoding WD repeat-containing protein 88 (COG:B~EggNog:ENOG50KOG0266) — protein sequence MEPSRVIYEATTACLRSFTDCLAVETLMKDEWAENRLADFNLWVSGVGACSSNRASLDARLALKREARDVIANLLHLLAGEVDECKEQGLQLATASSGTPNLALGSSHDETARGRMASLSLGEAPARSFSPWSDDSSSGSCSDEEVGQVASGNPLRGHMQNVEKMLDQLARIGIAVRKSGVRSRLQKADQRFQPKEHEDLERHLVVMFLTRLGSLDDQLDRSRLSPVHWRLIRCNLKRRNRFIYAQQHSAWLNPDAAISPYQTQRVERTGPPPKTGEELVSVRQGSLPTSTASVGERVGSASINLTLRTGTSASAVSDSLAVPQALMSVRAASTIMSSTIVDLEYPYPPKTKPDARVFTCPCCCQTLPVAFSRGNRWKKHVAEDVCPYTCVLPECTTPDVLFTLKENWLQHLVKEHRSSDYWICFICGDGVWLGSEDDFIAHTERKHTESVPQSQIPALMSLCKHSAPVRISCCPLCGWHGDEDRQVDRDVLLDHIAKEVHAFSLRALPWADDNGQENDERIEQSSEKVHDWLVRSELTRTLELERPSLEKKTYASNYFPPNPYFGDGSGASSSSNLDSVASREAELQKWTTEEGPLEFGGSTNSDSEANHDDDDDDDVPTMTDDEHDAPFRDDVLNEIVARMVQDPSTVEADLRLLLQRRVVSLGRNHPETLSVLYHLGGALLKMSNFEEAETIYSLSARGRLEILGPSSPYTNASIAGLELSRYERSRDKTNLMNAHVAIKEAISEFPNGYDYMNGFGNLPGLLYRFGQLFSDLFEREHNLNHLLDAIMIIEDALRLTKDFPEFAHAVDTHAQLLLVRFDHEGEIETLEYALTTVRFALRVESHRNRSSLAYAELLKDVGKIQLAKFVSQGDVQELESFMDELTKMDDATRNRVRLMDMVKELSVMTGPYLNIPVKLPSGTVEGRVDSDSSTAEVERDRHFCQKAMSPNYFKTFFVEERVLQSGGRGVVLLVRHEIDGCSLGHFACKRIPVGDDRARVEKLLTEAVSMMKLSHLNLVSYRHVWMEEVKVNSHPGLGLLCVFILLQYCNSESLLDRIIDPSRVRMRRKSLRARLLAPSNGNVTWPRKHGTNHGPFFLEEIFLIFQDITRGLSYLHEVKIIHCNLKPSNCLLHCEGTRTSCLISGIGETQMADATPALSTRTASNISYCAPELLRRDGSGRRRIGEFTTKSDMFSLGMIVYLMCFGELPYANADAELGDPRTVHLLQEEIINWQGIQEEIPPSDLPTWLVNLLKKLLDPDPTQRPDAAETLQSLHIHEATLKEHIQQRKAKKGKTVTRAPSV from the exons ATGGAGCCAAGTCGAGTCATCTACGAGGCCACCACGGCGTGCCTTCGGAGCTTCACAGACTGCCTGGCAGTCGAGACGCTGATGAAGGATGAGTGGGCCGAGAACCGCCTGGCTGATTTCAACCTCTGGGTCTCGGGTGTCGGCGCTTGCTCGAGCAACCGAGCGTCCCTCGACGCGAGACTCGCCCTCAAGCGAGAGGCCCGCGATGTCATAGCGAACCTGCTGCATctgctggccggcgaggtcgatgaGTGCAAAGAACAAG GGCTTCAACTTGCCACAGCCAGCTCCGGGACCCCAAACCTCGCTTTGGGTTCCAGTCATGATGAAACCGCTCGCGGTCGCATGGCCTCGCTATCGCTTGGCGAGGCACCCGCCAGATCATTCTCGCCTTGGTCAGATGACTCCAGCTCGGGCTCGTGCTCAGATGAGGAAGTCGGCCAGGTGGCTTCCGGGAACCCGCTGCGCGGACATATGCAAAACGTTGAGAAGATGCTCGACCAGCTTGCGCGCATCGGTATTGCCGTCCGAAAGTCAGGCGTACGGTCACGGCTGCAGAAAGCCGATCAGCGCTTCCAGCCAAAAGAGCACGAGGACCTAGAGAGGCATCTGGTCGTAATGTTTCTTACGCGCCTTGGCTCCTTGGATGACCAGCTTGACCGGAGTAGGTTGAGCCCCGTGCACTGGCGGCTTATCCGCTGCAACCTGAAGCGCCGCAACCGCTTCATCTATGCGCAGCAGCACTCGGCATGGCTTAACCCGGACGCGGCAATATCTCCGTATCAGACTCAGAGAGTCGAGCGAACTGGACCCCCTCCGAAAACCGGTGAAGAGCTTGTCAGTGTGAGACAAGGTTCTCTACccaccagcaccgcctcTGTTGGTGAGAGAGTGGGCAGTGCGTCGATAAACCTCACCCTTAGAACAGGGACGAGTGCGTCTGCCGTCAGCGACTCGCTTGCAGTGCCGCAAGCCTTGATGTCGGTACGGGCCGCATCGACAATCATGTCATCGACCATTGTAGACCTCGAATACCCTTACCCTCCGAAAACGAAGCCCGATGCTCGTGTGTTTACCTGTCCATGTTGCTGCCAGACACTTCCCGTGGCCTTTTCAAGAGGAAACAGATGGAA AAAAcatgtcgccgaggacgtctGCCCTTACACCTGCGTGCTGCCCGAATGCACCACGCCGGACGTTCTATTCACGCTAAAGGAAAACTGGCTGCAACATCTCGTGAAGGAGCACAGAAGCTCCGACTACTGGATCTGTTTTATCTGTGGAGACGGCGTATGGCTCGGTAGCGAAGATGATTTCATCGCGCACACAGAGAGGAAACATACAGAGTCGGTACCGCAAAGCCAAATCCCGGCCCTAATGAGCCTTTGCAAACACTCAGCTCCCGTGCGAATCAGTTGCTGCCCGCTGTGCGGATGGCACGGAGACGAGGATCGCCAAGTGGACAGAGACGTGCTCCTCGACCACATCGCCAAAGAGGTACACGCGTTTTCGCTTAGGGCATTACCATGGGCGGATGACAACGGCCAAGAAAATGATGAGCGCATTGAACAAAGCTCCGAAAAGGTGCATGACTGGCTTGTCAGGAGCGAATTAACGAGGACGCTGGAGTTGGAGCGACCATCCCTTGAGAAGAAGACGTACGCCTCCAACTATTTCCCCCCGAATCCGTATTTTGGTGATGGCTCTGGGGCATCGAGCTCCAGCAATCTCGACTCGGTTGCGTCTCGGGAGGCGGAGCTGCAGAAATGGACCACGGAGGAAGGCCCGCTGGAATTCGGAGGCAGTACGAATTCTGACAGTGAAGCCAatcatgatgatgatgatgatgatgatgtgcCAACGATGACGGACGATGAACATGATGCCCCTTtccgcgacgacgtgctcaaTGAGATAGTGGCCAGGATGGTGCAAGACCCCTCTACGGTGGAGGCAGACCTACGACTACTTCTGCAGAGGAGAGTGGTCAGTCTGGGACGTAACCATCCAGAGACCCTCAGTGTTCTATACCATCTGGGTGGTGCTCTTCTCAAGATGAGCAATTTTGAAGAGGCGGAGACGATATACAGTCTTTCTGCGAGAGGAAGACTGGAGATTCTTGGGCCCAGTAGCCCATACACCAACGCCAGCATCGCCGGGCTGGAGTTGAGCCGATACGAAAGGAGCAGAGACAAGACGAATCTGATGAACGCGCATGTGGCCATCAAAGAAGCAATTTCAGAATTTCCTAATGGATACGACTATATGAACGGATTCGGCAATCTTCCTGGTCTGCTATATCGCTTCGGTCAGTTGTTTTCAGACCTGTTCGAGAGAGAACACAACCTTAACCACCTGCTCGATGCGATCATGATAATTGAGGACGCGCTCAGATTGACAAAGGACTTTCCGGAATTTGCACACGCAGTGGATACTCATGCTCAATTGTTGTTGGTGCGTTTCGATCACGAAGGCGAGATTGAGACTCTAGAATACGCCTTGACTACGGTGAGGTTTGCCCTTAGGGTCGAATCTCACAGAAACAGGAGCAGCCTAGCCTATGCGGAACTACTCAAGGACGTGGGTAAGATACAATTAGCAAAATTTGTTTCCCAGGGTGATGTACAAGAGCTGGAAAGTTTTATGGACGAGCTAACAAAAATGGACGATGCTACACGGAACCGTGTTCGCTTGATGGACATGGTAAAAGAGTTGAGCGTCATGACCGGCCCCTACCTCAATATCCCTGTCAAATTGCCTTCTGGTACCGTCGAAGGACGTGTCGATTCGGACTCGAGCACTGCAGAGGTCGAACGCGACAGACACTTTTGCCAAAAAGCAATGAGTCCTAATTACTTCAAGACATTCTTTGTCGAGGAGCGTGTGCTCCAAAGCGGTGGCAGAGGCGTCGTTCTGCTTGTCCGCCACGAGATTGACGGGTGTTCTTTAG GCCACTTCGCCTGCAAGCGAATCCCGGTTGGAGACGATAGGGCTCGTGTGGAAAAAC TGCTTACCGAGGCCGTGTCAATGATGAAACTATCTCACTTGAACCTGGTGTCTTATCGACACGTCTGGATGGAGGAGGTCAAGGTCAACAGCCACCCTGGCCTTGGACTTCTCTGTGTCTTCATACTGTTGCAGTACTGCAACTCGGAGAGTCTGCTTGACCGCATCATCGACCCATCGCGGGTGAGGATGAGGCGGAAATCACTCCGAGCTAGACTGCTAGCCCCCTCCAATGGAAACGTCACCTGGCCGAGAAAACATGGAACAAACCATGGGCCGTTTTTCCTCGAAGAGATCTTTTTGATTTTCCAAGACATCACGAGGGGACTGAGCTACCTTCACGAGGTCAAAATCATCCACTGCAACCTCAAGCCTAGCAATTGCCTGTTGCACTGTGAAGGCACGAGGACTTCGTGTCTCATCAGTGGCATCGGCGAGACTCAAATGGCCGACGCGACcccggccttgtcgacgcgGACCGCAAGCAACATCTCCTACTGTGCTCCCGAGTTACTGAGGAGAGACggaagcggccgccgccgcatcggaGAGTTCACCACCAAGTCTGACATGTTCTCTCTGGGTATGATTGTCTACTTGATGTGTTTTGGCGAACTCCCCTATGCGaacgccgacgcggagctgGGGGATCCAAGAACCGTTCATCTGCTGCAAGAGGAGATTATCAACTGGCAGGGTATTCAGGAGGAAATCCCCCCGTCCGATCTGCCGACTTGGCTTGTCAACCTGCTGAAGAAGCTTCTCGATCCCGATCCAACCCAACGTCCGGACGCGGCCGAGACACTTCAGTCATTGCATATCCACGAGGCCACCCTCAAGGAACATATACAACAAAGAAAGGCAAAAAAAGGAAAGACAGTCACGCGGGCCCCATCAGTATAA
- the WDR88 gene encoding WD repeat-containing protein 88, variant 2 (COG:B~EggNog:ENOG50KOG0266), which yields MEPSRVIYEATTACLRSFTDCLAVETLMKDEWAENRLADFNLWVSGVGACSSNRASLDARLALKREARDVIANLLHLLAGEVDECKEQGLQLATASSGTPNLALGSSHDETARGRMASLSLGEAPARSFSPWSDDSSSGSCSDEEVGQVASGNPLRGHMQNVEKMLDQLARIGIAVRKSGVRSRLQKADQRFQPKEHEDLERHLVVMFLTRLGSLDDQLDRSRLSPVHWRLIRCNLKRRNRFIYAQQHSAWLNPDAAISPYQTQRVERTGPPPKTGEELVSVRQGSLPTSTASVGERVGSASINLTLRTGTSASAVSDSLAVPQALMSVRAASTIMSSTIVDLEYPYPPKTKPDARVFTCPCCCQTLPVAFSRGNRWKKHVAEDVCPYTCVLPECTTPDVLFTLKENWLQHLVKEHRSSDYWICFICGDGVWLGSEDDFIAHTERKHTESVPQSQIPALMSLCKHSAPVRISCCPLCGWHGDEDRQVDRDVLLDHIAKEVHAFSLRALPWADDNGQENDERIEQSSEKVHDWLVRSELTRTLELERPSLEKKTYASNYFPPNPYFGDGSGASSSSNLDSVASREAELQKWTTEEGPLEFGGSTNSDSEANHDDDDDDDVPTMTDDEHDAPFRDDVLNEIVARMVQDPSTVEADLRLLLQRRVVSLGRNHPETLSVLYHLGGALLKMSNFEEAETIYSLSARGRLEILGPSSPYTNASIAGLELSRYERSRDKTNLMNAHVAIKEAISEFPNGYDYMNGFGNLPGLLYRFGQLFSDLFEREHNLNHLLDAIMIIEDALRLTKDFPEFAHAVDTHAQLLLVRFDHEGEIETLEYALTTVRFALRVESHRNRSSLAYAELLKDVGKIQLAKFVSQGDVQELESFMDELTKMDDATRNRVRLMDMVKELSVMTGPYLNIPVKLPSGTVEGRVDSDSSTAEVERDRHFCQKAMSPNYFKTFFVEERVLQSGGRGVVLLVRHEIDGCSLGHFACKRIPVGDDRARVEKRIWQHSISAGWVTFANIMSRKCLPRPCQ from the exons ATGGAGCCAAGTCGAGTCATCTACGAGGCCACCACGGCGTGCCTTCGGAGCTTCACAGACTGCCTGGCAGTCGAGACGCTGATGAAGGATGAGTGGGCCGAGAACCGCCTGGCTGATTTCAACCTCTGGGTCTCGGGTGTCGGCGCTTGCTCGAGCAACCGAGCGTCCCTCGACGCGAGACTCGCCCTCAAGCGAGAGGCCCGCGATGTCATAGCGAACCTGCTGCATctgctggccggcgaggtcgatgaGTGCAAAGAACAAG GGCTTCAACTTGCCACAGCCAGCTCCGGGACCCCAAACCTCGCTTTGGGTTCCAGTCATGATGAAACCGCTCGCGGTCGCATGGCCTCGCTATCGCTTGGCGAGGCACCCGCCAGATCATTCTCGCCTTGGTCAGATGACTCCAGCTCGGGCTCGTGCTCAGATGAGGAAGTCGGCCAGGTGGCTTCCGGGAACCCGCTGCGCGGACATATGCAAAACGTTGAGAAGATGCTCGACCAGCTTGCGCGCATCGGTATTGCCGTCCGAAAGTCAGGCGTACGGTCACGGCTGCAGAAAGCCGATCAGCGCTTCCAGCCAAAAGAGCACGAGGACCTAGAGAGGCATCTGGTCGTAATGTTTCTTACGCGCCTTGGCTCCTTGGATGACCAGCTTGACCGGAGTAGGTTGAGCCCCGTGCACTGGCGGCTTATCCGCTGCAACCTGAAGCGCCGCAACCGCTTCATCTATGCGCAGCAGCACTCGGCATGGCTTAACCCGGACGCGGCAATATCTCCGTATCAGACTCAGAGAGTCGAGCGAACTGGACCCCCTCCGAAAACCGGTGAAGAGCTTGTCAGTGTGAGACAAGGTTCTCTACccaccagcaccgcctcTGTTGGTGAGAGAGTGGGCAGTGCGTCGATAAACCTCACCCTTAGAACAGGGACGAGTGCGTCTGCCGTCAGCGACTCGCTTGCAGTGCCGCAAGCCTTGATGTCGGTACGGGCCGCATCGACAATCATGTCATCGACCATTGTAGACCTCGAATACCCTTACCCTCCGAAAACGAAGCCCGATGCTCGTGTGTTTACCTGTCCATGTTGCTGCCAGACACTTCCCGTGGCCTTTTCAAGAGGAAACAGATGGAA AAAAcatgtcgccgaggacgtctGCCCTTACACCTGCGTGCTGCCCGAATGCACCACGCCGGACGTTCTATTCACGCTAAAGGAAAACTGGCTGCAACATCTCGTGAAGGAGCACAGAAGCTCCGACTACTGGATCTGTTTTATCTGTGGAGACGGCGTATGGCTCGGTAGCGAAGATGATTTCATCGCGCACACAGAGAGGAAACATACAGAGTCGGTACCGCAAAGCCAAATCCCGGCCCTAATGAGCCTTTGCAAACACTCAGCTCCCGTGCGAATCAGTTGCTGCCCGCTGTGCGGATGGCACGGAGACGAGGATCGCCAAGTGGACAGAGACGTGCTCCTCGACCACATCGCCAAAGAGGTACACGCGTTTTCGCTTAGGGCATTACCATGGGCGGATGACAACGGCCAAGAAAATGATGAGCGCATTGAACAAAGCTCCGAAAAGGTGCATGACTGGCTTGTCAGGAGCGAATTAACGAGGACGCTGGAGTTGGAGCGACCATCCCTTGAGAAGAAGACGTACGCCTCCAACTATTTCCCCCCGAATCCGTATTTTGGTGATGGCTCTGGGGCATCGAGCTCCAGCAATCTCGACTCGGTTGCGTCTCGGGAGGCGGAGCTGCAGAAATGGACCACGGAGGAAGGCCCGCTGGAATTCGGAGGCAGTACGAATTCTGACAGTGAAGCCAatcatgatgatgatgatgatgatgatgtgcCAACGATGACGGACGATGAACATGATGCCCCTTtccgcgacgacgtgctcaaTGAGATAGTGGCCAGGATGGTGCAAGACCCCTCTACGGTGGAGGCAGACCTACGACTACTTCTGCAGAGGAGAGTGGTCAGTCTGGGACGTAACCATCCAGAGACCCTCAGTGTTCTATACCATCTGGGTGGTGCTCTTCTCAAGATGAGCAATTTTGAAGAGGCGGAGACGATATACAGTCTTTCTGCGAGAGGAAGACTGGAGATTCTTGGGCCCAGTAGCCCATACACCAACGCCAGCATCGCCGGGCTGGAGTTGAGCCGATACGAAAGGAGCAGAGACAAGACGAATCTGATGAACGCGCATGTGGCCATCAAAGAAGCAATTTCAGAATTTCCTAATGGATACGACTATATGAACGGATTCGGCAATCTTCCTGGTCTGCTATATCGCTTCGGTCAGTTGTTTTCAGACCTGTTCGAGAGAGAACACAACCTTAACCACCTGCTCGATGCGATCATGATAATTGAGGACGCGCTCAGATTGACAAAGGACTTTCCGGAATTTGCACACGCAGTGGATACTCATGCTCAATTGTTGTTGGTGCGTTTCGATCACGAAGGCGAGATTGAGACTCTAGAATACGCCTTGACTACGGTGAGGTTTGCCCTTAGGGTCGAATCTCACAGAAACAGGAGCAGCCTAGCCTATGCGGAACTACTCAAGGACGTGGGTAAGATACAATTAGCAAAATTTGTTTCCCAGGGTGATGTACAAGAGCTGGAAAGTTTTATGGACGAGCTAACAAAAATGGACGATGCTACACGGAACCGTGTTCGCTTGATGGACATGGTAAAAGAGTTGAGCGTCATGACCGGCCCCTACCTCAATATCCCTGTCAAATTGCCTTCTGGTACCGTCGAAGGACGTGTCGATTCGGACTCGAGCACTGCAGAGGTCGAACGCGACAGACACTTTTGCCAAAAAGCAATGAGTCCTAATTACTTCAAGACATTCTTTGTCGAGGAGCGTGTGCTCCAAAGCGGTGGCAGAGGCGTCGTTCTGCTTGTCCGCCACGAGATTGACGGGTGTTCTTTAG GCCACTTCGCCTGCAAGCGAATCCCGGTTGGAGACGATAGGGCTCGTGTGGAAAAACGTATTTGGCAACACTCTATTTCCGCGGGTTGGGTCACCTTTGCTAACATCATGTCCCGCAAGTGCTTACCGAGGCCGTGTCAATGA
- a CDS encoding uncharacterized protein (EggNog:ENOG503P1K6) — protein sequence MAKQPTYLLAPNFRFKPGTGPIALGNIIADPLRPHRALTTVGADVLKSAYPRIETMADYHRTVSHSTSRDVSMAVWAQFLQTVSAKISGEHGTSVQTSYTMDALETSYFVTDPTLEEIEARIKAPRVQAVIKAGRMPGLRQPVYMVTGLMVAKAFAGQQDRQKHRAGALEVTGDVPTPAGDVGLGTSLSRSLGTEKSDSWVAGEDIVFAYQLLKIELKGWKGTRIEYDELRHKAAFLNKEKDEGDVDEYDEDDQGEVRLQKIAHVESVDDIPHSRDVVTGARLVPTTVTIRKELRGCDAHILCILAVDNV from the coding sequence ATGGCAAAGCAACCAACATACTTGCTCGCGCCCAATTTCCGTTTCAAGCCAGGCACTGGTCCGATCGCGCTTGGCAACATCATCGCAGACCCATTGAGGCCGCATcgggcgttgacgacggtCGGCGCGGACGTCCTGAAGAGCGCATACCCCCGCATCGAGACCATGGCCGACTACCATCGCACTGTGTCTCATAGCACCAGCCGCGACGTGTCCATGGCCGTGTGGGCGCAATTCCTGCAGACCGTCTCCGCCAAGATCTCGGGCGAGCACGGGACTTCGGTGCAGACGAGCTACACCATGGACGCCCTCGAGACCTCGTACTTTGTCACCGACccgacgctcgaggagatAGAAGCCCGCATCAAGGCCCCGCGCGTACAGGCGGTCATCAAGGCCGGCAGGATGCCCGGCCTGCGGCAGCCAGTGTACATGGTCACCGGCCTGATGGTCGCCAAGGCCTTCGCGGGCCAGCAGGACCGACAGAAGCACAGGGCCGGCGCGCTGGAGGTTACTGGCGATGTTCCTACTCCTGCTGGCGACGTAGGCCTAGGAACCAGCCTTTCCCGGTCCTTGGGCACGGAGAAAAGCGACTCGTGGGTGGCCGGCGAAGATATAGTGTTTGCCTATCAGCTGCTCAAGATTGAGCTCAAAGGCTGGAAAGGAACAAGGATCGAGTACGACGAGCTCAGGCATAAAGCCGCCTTTCTCAACAAAGAAAAGGATGAAGGCGATGTGGACGAGTATGATGAAGACGACCAAGGTGAGGTTAGGCTGCAGAAGATAGCACATGTGGAGAGTGTGGACGATATACCACACTCTAGGGACGTGGTGACCGGTGCACGACTAGTTCCCACCACAGTCACCATACGGAAGGAACTGCGAGGGTGCGACGCGCATATTCTCTGTATTTTGGCTGTCGACAACGTATAG